CGCAGAAGCATTTCGGTCGACTTTGTGCGGCTCTGCTGCTCGCGATACTTTGTGCGGCCCCGGCAGTGCGAGCACACGAGGCACGGCCCGCTTATCTTGAAATCAAAGAAACTGAGTCCGGTCGATTCAGTGTGCTATGGCGCACCCCTGTCCTATCGGGGATGCGCCTGCCGGTTATGCTGAAGATTCCGGGCAGTGTGCAGAACCTCAAGGAGCCGATAGTACAGGAACTGGCGGATTCTCTGGTTGAGCGCCGCTGGATCGACGCAGGTCCGAATGGGCTGGCTGGCAAGCGCATCGAGTTCGTCGGACTTCAGCTGACGATCACCGATGTGCTCATTCGCGTAGAGATGCTGGATGGCAGAAAGTGGACAACCATCGCCCGCCCGTCACAGCCGTGGGTCGAGGTTGCGGCTTCGCAAACCCGGTTAGGCGTGGCGAGCACCTATATCGTGCAGGGCATCCGCCATATTCTCTTCGGCGCCGACCACATGCTCTTCGTGCTGGGGCTCCTGCTGATCGTGTCTGACCGCTGGATGCTTCTGAAGACGGTCACCGCATTCACAATAGCGCACAGCATCACGCTTGCCGTCGCAACGCTCGGATACGCGGAGGTACCGGTGCTCCCGTTGAATGCCGCGATTGCGCTGAGCATCCTCTTCCTCGGGCCGGAGATTATTCGCTCTTGGCGAGGGGAAACGAGCTTCACGATTCGCCATCCCTGGGTGGTTGCGTTTGCTTTCGGGCTGCTCCACGGTTTTGGCTTCGCCAGTGCGCTGACCAGCGCGGGGCTGCCACGGCATGAGTTGCCCCTAGCCCTTGTCAGCTTCAATGTCGGCGTAGAACTCGGACAACTCGGTTTCGTCGGACTGATTCTGGCGCTGGAGCATTCCTTCAGAATCCTCGAAGTCCGTTGGCCGCGATGGGCACAGGCCCTTCCGGGATACACCGTCGGTTCCCTGGGAGCATTTTGGACAGTGCAGCGCGTTATATTGCTTTTTGGGGCAATGAGATGAGAATAACACGGCAGTACAAATGGGCACTGGGCATGGCTGTGCTGGCGATGCTCCGGGCAGAGTCGGCATTCGCGCACGCACAACAGGGCCAGGCCGCTGGTTTCCTGACAGGCTTAGGTCATCCGCTTTCAGGGCTGGATCACGTTCTGGCAATGGTAGCTGTCGGCCTGTGGGGCGCACAACTCGGCAGCCCGTTCATCTGGCTATTGCCGGTGGCGTTTCCTCTGGTGATGGCGATGGGCGGAATGCTCGGTTTCATGGGCATCTCTCTACCCGGCATTGAATACGGGATCGCTGCGTCGGCTATCCTGCTTGGTGCGGCCGTGATGTTCGAGGTCCGCCCGCCCCTTGCAGTGGCCGCGATCCTAGTTGGCTTCTTCGCCATTTTCCATGGACACGCCCACGGGAACGAACTCCCGATGGGCCAGAGCGCTTTGCTCTACAGCATGGGTTTCGTTATCGCGACAGGCTGTTTGCACGCCACAGGGATCGGCATCGGCACGATCCACCGATGGCGATGGGGCCAGACTTTGCTGCGCGTTGCCGGTGCTGTGGTCGCGGCGGGTGGAGTCTTCTTTATGTGGAAGGCATTCCCATGAAGCATCTGTCTGTCTTCCGGCTATCGATTTCAGCAACGATAGCGTTCGCCGTCCCACTGTGCCCCACGCCCGCTTTGGCACACCTGAATTCGACCGGCATGGGGCCGATCTATGACGGGTTGACGCACTTCCTCATGAGCCCCGAAGATGTTGTACCGGTGCTCGCGCTTGCGCTGTTGGCCGGATTGCGCGGCGCCAGCTATGGCCGCAGAGCTCTGTTCGTAGTCCCGATCGCGTGGCTGTTGGGCGGTCTTCTCGGCTTAAGGGCATCGGCAACGAATGACAACGTCATCCTGTCATCGATCTGGTTTCTGCTTCTGGGGGGATTGCTGGCGGCCGACGCGAAACTCTCGTTGCGTGTGACCACCGTTCTGGCTGCGCTGCTCGGTCTCTATCATGGATACTTGAATGGAAGTGGGATGGGCGCATCCGGATACGTTGCTGCAGCTCTCCTCGGGCTGGTCTTCGCGGTGTTTGTGGTGGTTGCGCTCCCTGCCGCGTTCGTGGTTCGCTTACGCGTCGCATGGGCTCGAATCGCCGTGCGCGTGGCGGGGAGCTGGATCGCCGCCAGCGGGTTGCTGTTATTGAGCTGGGCCACGAGAAGAGGCTGAACTGTAAGGATGAAAACCCCAAATAAAGTCCTGTAATGTTTTTGAGTCCTTTCGAAGCTGCGGGCATCGCACCGTTTCTCAATAAGTTCCTCAATCAAGCGGTTCTTCACATGATAGGTATTATTGAGTACTACACGAAGTCTTCATTGGTAGGATTTCTGTAGACCAGTTATTTCCATAAGTAACGTTAGGACTATGGCGGGACAGCTACAGGTTCGGTTACAGTATCCTGATTTTACATTTGTCTTATCAAAAAGGAGGATTAATAACAGTAATCGTGACTGCATGAGCTGATGCTCAGTTTCAAGAGGATCGCGAGAATAACTCGCCGAATTTTGGGCCATGCGCAATTCGATATTTCTGTGTACGCCTAAGAAACGATCCCGAAGACGATCTCACGTTCGTCCATGTCTACCCTGTCAACTCTAACCCTCACTTCTTTTCCTATCTTAAAAGTCTTCCCCGTGTTTCTTCCGGAGAGTGAGACCGATCTCTCGTTATAGGAATAAAAGTCATCCGTCATGTAAGAGACATGGATAAACCCCTCGACATAGAAGTCTTTCAGTCTCACCTTGAAGCCGTAGGGCGTGACGCTCACGACCTTGCCCTCATACTCCTCGCCCACCCTCTCCTTCATGAACCAGACCCTCATCGCGTTGATCACTTCCCTCTCGACTTCATCGGCGAGGCGTTCCATCCTCGACGAATGAAGGGCGATATCAGGAAGCATGGACCCCAGCTCCTTCACCCTCTTGTCCGAGAAGCGCTTCTTCATCAGAACCTCTCTCAGTATCCTGTGGACTACGAGATCGGGATACCTCCGTATCGGTGATGTAAAGTGCGTATAGCATCGGGAGGCAAGACCGAAATGTCCGACATTGACCGGAGAATAGCGCGCCTGTTTTAGGCTCCTCAAGACCATATAGTTTATAATCTCTTCGTCAGGAGCCCCTTTAATGGCACTCAATAGCCGAGAGAAGTCCCCGGGCTTGAGAGTCTTCTTCCTCACCCGTACCGCCAGTTTTACGACTTTCATGATATCTTCGAGTTTCATCGGGTCCGGTTCTTCGTGAATCCTGTAGATACTCGGAATGCCAAGCGCCTCCAGGTGCTCGGCCACAGCCTCGTTGGCGGCTATCATGAACTCCTCGATGAGCATATGCGCGAGGTTTCTTTCCGCCTTAAGTATCGCCTCGGGATTCCCCTGCAGATCGAGGAGGACCTCCGGCTCAGGGAGGTCGAAATCGAGGCTTCCCCTCTCAAGTCTCCGTCCCCTCAGAATGCCGCAGAGCTCGTTCATCATCTCGAAGTCCGGCAGGAGATATTCGTATTTTTCCCGTTCGGCGCGGTCCTGGTCGACGAGTATCTTCTTAACAGACGTATAGGTCATCCTCTCATCACTTATGATGAGGCTCGGGTAGAATTTCGCATTCACCCTTTCCCCTTCCCGGCTGAAATCCATCTCAGCGGTAAAGGCATACCTCTCGACCTTCGGTTTCAGACTGCAGAGGTCCTCTGAAAGCTCCTTGGGCAGCATCGGGATGACCCTGTCGGGAAAATAAACGCTCGTTCCGCGCTTCCTCGCCTCGTCGTCTACGACCGTGTTCCAGCCGACGTAATGGCCCACATCCGCGATATGCACCCAGAGTCTGTAGCCATGTTCGGTGAGATTTATCGAGACGGCGTCGTCAAAATCTTTTGCCCTTTCGCCGTCGATCGTAACGGTCGGGAGACTTCTCAGATCCTTCCTCTTCTCCAAAGAATATTCAGAGGCTTTCTCCCTAAATGATTTTGTCTCGTCGAGAACGGTCTTCGGGAAGCGGCGTGAAAGGTTGAATTCATCGATGATGGATTCCATCTCGGATATCGGGTCTTCCGGCTTCTCGAGTATCTTGACGATCCTGCCCGACGGCGGCCTCTTATCGGTCGGATAGTTGACCACTTCGGCAATAACGGTGTCGCCGTGCTTCGCACCTCCCCTGTCTGCGGGCGACACGTAGAGGTCGAAGGTGATGTTCTTTTTCTTCGGCCTCACATACGATGCGGTTTTCGTAATGTCGAGTCTTCCCACGACCCGCGCAGTCGCCCTCTCAAGGATCCTTACTATCTTTCCTTCGCGCCTCAGCCAGTTTTCGACCCTGACGATGACCCTGTCGTTATCCATCGCGCCGGAGGTCGAGCGGGCAGGAACGAAGACATCCCGCTCATCCGGTTTTTCGAGAATGACAAAGCCGTAGCCGTCTCTGTGGGCCTCAAAATATCCCGTGAGGAGATGCATGTCCTCGGCCGGTCCGTAGAGGCCTCTGCGGGTCATCACGATGGCGCCCTCCCGCATCATCCGCCTGAGGAGACGCTTCAATGCCCTCGCCTCAGCATGGCTGAGTCCCATCGAGGATACGATCTCTCTGAAACCGACGGGTTTCCGAGTCTTTTCGCGGAAGAAGGAAAGGATAGAATCTCTCGTGACCATGGTACTGTCTCTATTCTATGACAACGGCCCGGGAATGACAATCACAGCAAGGCATCACGAAGGACGAAACATCGTCAAAGTCGATTGAATAAAGGACAAATGAGAGACAGGAAAACAGCCGTCGGTGCGGCAGGTCAGTCAGCCTTTCCGGCAATGCTCTCGATCAATTCTCTGAGTTTTGCTTTCTGCTC
This region of Thermodesulfovibrionales bacterium genomic DNA includes:
- a CDS encoding HupE/UreJ family protein, translating into MLKIPGSVQNLKEPIVQELADSLVERRWIDAGPNGLAGKRIEFVGLQLTITDVLIRVEMLDGRKWTTIARPSQPWVEVAASQTRLGVASTYIVQGIRHILFGADHMLFVLGLLLIVSDRWMLLKTVTAFTIAHSITLAVATLGYAEVPVLPLNAAIALSILFLGPEIIRSWRGETSFTIRHPWVVAFAFGLLHGFGFASALTSAGLPRHELPLALVSFNVGVELGQLGFVGLILALEHSFRILEVRWPRWAQALPGYTVGSLGAFWTVQRVILLFGAMR
- a CDS encoding HupE/UreJ family protein → MKHLSVFRLSISATIAFAVPLCPTPALAHLNSTGMGPIYDGLTHFLMSPEDVVPVLALALLAGLRGASYGRRALFVVPIAWLLGGLLGLRASATNDNVILSSIWFLLLGGLLAADAKLSLRVTTVLAALLGLYHGYLNGSGMGASGYVAAALLGLVFAVFVVVALPAAFVVRLRVAWARIAVRVAGSWIAASGLLLLSWATRRG
- a CDS encoding HupE/UreJ family protein, producing the protein MAVLAMLRAESAFAHAQQGQAAGFLTGLGHPLSGLDHVLAMVAVGLWGAQLGSPFIWLLPVAFPLVMAMGGMLGFMGISLPGIEYGIAASAILLGAAVMFEVRPPLAVAAILVGFFAIFHGHAHGNELPMGQSALLYSMGFVIATGCLHATGIGIGTIHRWRWGQTLLRVAGAVVAAGGVFFMWKAFP
- the rnr gene encoding ribonuclease R; amino-acid sequence: MVTRDSILSFFREKTRKPVGFREIVSSMGLSHAEARALKRLLRRMMREGAIVMTRRGLYGPAEDMHLLTGYFEAHRDGYGFVILEKPDERDVFVPARSTSGAMDNDRVIVRVENWLRREGKIVRILERATARVVGRLDITKTASYVRPKKKNITFDLYVSPADRGGAKHGDTVIAEVVNYPTDKRPPSGRIVKILEKPEDPISEMESIIDEFNLSRRFPKTVLDETKSFREKASEYSLEKRKDLRSLPTVTIDGERAKDFDDAVSINLTEHGYRLWVHIADVGHYVGWNTVVDDEARKRGTSVYFPDRVIPMLPKELSEDLCSLKPKVERYAFTAEMDFSREGERVNAKFYPSLIISDERMTYTSVKKILVDQDRAEREKYEYLLPDFEMMNELCGILRGRRLERGSLDFDLPEPEVLLDLQGNPEAILKAERNLAHMLIEEFMIAANEAVAEHLEALGIPSIYRIHEEPDPMKLEDIMKVVKLAVRVRKKTLKPGDFSRLLSAIKGAPDEEIINYMVLRSLKQARYSPVNVGHFGLASRCYTHFTSPIRRYPDLVVHRILREVLMKKRFSDKRVKELGSMLPDIALHSSRMERLADEVEREVINAMRVWFMKERVGEEYEGKVVSVTPYGFKVRLKDFYVEGFIHVSYMTDDFYSYNERSVSLSGRNTGKTFKIGKEVRVRVDRVDMDEREIVFGIVS